The following coding sequences are from one Natrarchaeobaculum sulfurireducens window:
- the leuC gene encoding 3-isopropylmalate dehydratase large subunit, with translation MSERTLYDKVWDRHTVTTLPTGQDQLFVGLHLIHEVTSPQAFGMLRERNLEVAYPKLTHATVDHIIPTADQSRPYEEDAAEEMMSELEENVREAGIEFSDPNSGDQGIVHVVGPEQGLTQPGKTIVCGDSHTSTHGAFGALAFGIGTSQIRDVLATGTVAMEKQKVRKIQVDGELGEGVEAKDVILEIIRRLGTEGGVGYVYEYAGSAIEDLSMEGRMSICNMSIEGGARAGYVNPDETTYEWLEGTDYFQENPEKFDELKPYWEAIRSDDDAEYDDVVTIDASELEPVVTWGTTPGQGVGVTEPIPAPEALPEEKQDTARRAQEHMRVEPGETMAGYEIDVAFLGSCTNARLSDLRRAAEIVDGRQVDGDVRALVVPGSQRVQRAAEEEGLKAIFEDAGFEWRNAGCSMCLGMNEDQLEGDEASASSSNRNFVGRQGSKDGRTVLMNPQMVAAAAVTGEVTDVRELKEVQTA, from the coding sequence ATGAGTGAGCGAACCCTGTACGACAAGGTCTGGGACCGCCACACGGTGACGACGCTGCCGACCGGGCAGGACCAGCTGTTCGTCGGCCTTCACCTCATCCACGAGGTCACCAGTCCACAGGCGTTCGGGATGCTCAGAGAGCGCAACCTCGAGGTCGCCTATCCGAAACTGACCCACGCGACGGTCGATCACATCATCCCAACGGCCGACCAGTCCCGTCCCTACGAGGAGGACGCGGCCGAGGAGATGATGTCCGAACTCGAGGAAAACGTCCGAGAGGCGGGTATCGAGTTCTCGGATCCGAACTCGGGCGACCAGGGCATCGTTCACGTCGTCGGTCCGGAGCAAGGACTCACCCAGCCCGGCAAAACGATCGTCTGTGGTGACAGCCACACCTCGACCCACGGCGCGTTCGGCGCGCTCGCGTTCGGGATCGGCACCAGCCAGATCCGGGACGTGCTCGCGACGGGCACCGTCGCGATGGAGAAACAGAAGGTCCGCAAGATCCAGGTCGACGGCGAACTCGGCGAGGGCGTCGAGGCGAAAGACGTCATCCTCGAGATCATCCGCCGACTCGGGACCGAAGGCGGCGTCGGCTACGTCTACGAGTACGCCGGCTCCGCGATCGAGGACCTGAGTATGGAAGGTCGCATGTCGATCTGTAACATGTCGATCGAAGGTGGTGCCCGAGCGGGCTACGTCAATCCCGACGAGACCACCTACGAGTGGCTCGAAGGGACCGATTACTTCCAGGAGAACCCCGAGAAGTTCGACGAACTCAAACCCTACTGGGAGGCGATCCGCTCCGACGACGACGCCGAGTACGACGACGTCGTTACCATCGACGCGAGCGAACTCGAGCCGGTCGTCACGTGGGGAACCACGCCCGGTCAGGGCGTCGGCGTCACCGAGCCGATCCCTGCTCCCGAAGCGCTGCCCGAGGAGAAACAGGACACCGCCCGGCGCGCCCAGGAACATATGCGCGTCGAGCCCGGCGAGACGATGGCGGGCTACGAGATCGACGTCGCGTTCCTCGGCTCGTGTACGAACGCTCGTCTGTCCGACCTGCGTCGGGCCGCCGAGATCGTCGACGGTCGGCAGGTCGATGGCGACGTCCGTGCGCTGGTCGTCCCCGGCAGCCAGCGCGTCCAGCGTGCTGCCGAGGAAGAGGGTCTGAAAGCAATCTTCGAAGACGCCGGCTTCGAGTGGCGCAACGCCGGCTGTTCGATGTGTCTCGGCATGAACGAAGATCAACTCGAGGGCGATGAGGCAAGTGCCTCCTCTTCGAACCGGAACTTCGTCGGCCGACAGGGCAGCAAGGACGGCCGCACCGTTCTGATGAACCCACAGATGGTCGCCGCGGCGGCGGTCACCGGAGAGGTTACTGACGTGCGCGAACTGAAGGAGGTGCAGACCGCATGA
- the leuB gene encoding 3-isopropylmalate dehydrogenase, which produces MTHEIVVIPGDGIGQEVTPAAVDVLRALDLEFEFVEADAGDAVAEETGEPLPQETYDLAATADATLFGAVGETAADVILPLREAVGSFVNIRPAKAYPGVDALRPETDLVFLRENTEGVYAGHEDRLTQDVSTLTRVVTESASRDLAEFACDYVSDDYDGFTIAHKANVMRETDGLFRDTVAEVAEENGVETDEVLMDAFATHVCLDPAQFEVVVCPNLAGDVLSDLAAGLVGGLGLLPSANVGPERALFEPVHGSAPDIAGEGVANPAATIISAAMLLEYLGYDDEAAAVESAVEATLEEGPRTPDLGGDASTEDVTQAIIDRL; this is translated from the coding sequence ATGACACACGAAATCGTCGTCATCCCTGGCGATGGGATCGGACAGGAAGTCACTCCCGCGGCCGTCGACGTCCTCCGCGCGCTCGATCTCGAGTTCGAGTTCGTCGAGGCCGACGCGGGCGATGCGGTTGCCGAAGAGACCGGCGAGCCGTTACCGCAGGAGACCTACGACCTCGCCGCGACGGCTGACGCGACGCTGTTCGGTGCCGTCGGCGAGACGGCTGCAGACGTAATCCTCCCGCTGCGAGAGGCCGTCGGCTCGTTCGTCAACATTCGTCCCGCGAAAGCGTATCCCGGCGTTGACGCGCTTCGGCCCGAGACGGACCTCGTCTTCCTCCGCGAGAACACCGAAGGGGTCTACGCTGGTCACGAAGACCGGCTGACCCAAGACGTCTCGACGCTCACTCGCGTCGTCACGGAGTCAGCCTCCCGCGACCTCGCGGAGTTCGCCTGCGACTACGTCTCCGACGACTACGACGGCTTCACGATTGCCCACAAGGCGAACGTGATGCGCGAGACGGACGGCCTCTTCCGGGACACCGTCGCCGAGGTCGCCGAGGAAAACGGTGTCGAGACCGACGAGGTGCTGATGGACGCCTTTGCCACCCACGTCTGTCTCGACCCGGCACAGTTCGAAGTCGTCGTCTGTCCGAACCTGGCCGGTGACGTCCTCTCGGACCTCGCTGCCGGCCTCGTCGGCGGACTCGGCTTGCTCCCCAGCGCCAACGTCGGTCCCGAGCGCGCCCTGTTCGAACCCGTCCACGGTTCCGCCCCCGACATCGCCGGTGAGGGCGTCGCCAACCCCGCCGCGACGATCATCTCCGCTGCCATGTTGCTCGAGTACCTCGGCTACGACGACGAGGCTGCAGCCGTCGAGTCGGCGGTCGAAGCCACGCTCGAGGAGGGGCCACGAACGCCCGATCTGGGCGGTGACGCATCGACCGAGGACGTCACTCAGGCCATCATCGACCGTCTCTAG
- the ilvB gene encoding biosynthetic-type acetolactate synthase large subunit, with amino-acid sequence MSERAASVTPTETDEQDDEHIDDSATPEAATEADSSADDAESGPVTTGAESVVRALENAGVEYAFGVQGGAIMPVYDVLYDSDIYHVTMAHEQGASHAADAYGIVSGDPGVCLATSGPGATNLVTGLADADMDSDPMIALTGQVPTEFVGNDAFQETDTTGVTTPVTKDNTFSSDPDRVGTDVSEAFALAREGRPGPTLVDLPKDVTNGETDREPDEPKTPDTYHVQERADPEILAAAAERIENAQRPVLLLGGGVIKGDASDACREFAIEHEIPVITTMPGTGAFPEDHELSLEGAGMHGTGYANMAISMCDTLIGIGTRFDDRLTGGIPTFAPDAEVIHVDIDPAEISKNIHADYPLVGDAETVVSQLAEAVDESPQATKWRAQCQQWKSEYPMTYQAPEDEPVQPEFVVEALDEATSDRAIVTTGVGQHQMWAWQYWTYTEPRTWVSSHGLGTMGYGLPAAIGARLAADDDQEVVCIDGDGSFLMTLQGLSVAVRENLDITVAVLNNEYIGMVRQWQDAFFEGRHAASDYNWMPEFDKLAEAFGAQGFRIDEYDEVADTIEAAIAYDGPSVIDVHIDPEANVYPMVPSGGDNAQFALTEDQL; translated from the coding sequence ATGAGCGAACGCGCAGCATCGGTCACACCGACGGAGACTGACGAACAGGACGACGAACACATCGACGACAGCGCCACCCCTGAGGCGGCCACCGAGGCCGACTCGAGCGCCGACGACGCGGAGTCGGGGCCCGTCACCACGGGCGCCGAGTCCGTCGTTCGCGCACTCGAGAACGCGGGCGTCGAGTACGCCTTCGGCGTTCAGGGCGGAGCGATCATGCCCGTCTACGACGTGCTCTACGATTCGGACATCTACCACGTGACGATGGCCCACGAGCAGGGTGCTTCTCACGCGGCCGACGCCTACGGGATCGTCTCGGGCGATCCGGGCGTCTGTCTCGCGACGTCCGGACCGGGCGCGACGAACCTCGTTACGGGACTCGCGGACGCCGATATGGACTCGGATCCGATGATCGCCCTCACCGGGCAGGTCCCAACCGAGTTCGTCGGCAACGACGCGTTCCAGGAGACCGACACCACGGGTGTCACGACCCCGGTCACGAAGGATAACACCTTCTCGAGCGATCCCGACCGCGTCGGCACCGACGTCAGCGAAGCGTTCGCGCTCGCTCGCGAAGGGCGACCGGGACCGACGCTCGTCGATCTGCCAAAGGACGTCACGAACGGCGAGACTGACCGCGAACCCGACGAGCCGAAGACACCGGACACTTACCACGTCCAGGAGCGAGCCGATCCGGAGATCCTCGCGGCCGCGGCCGAACGCATCGAGAACGCACAGCGTCCGGTGTTGTTGCTCGGCGGCGGCGTCATCAAAGGCGACGCCAGCGACGCCTGTCGGGAGTTCGCCATCGAACACGAGATCCCAGTCATCACGACGATGCCCGGCACCGGCGCGTTCCCCGAAGACCACGAACTCTCGCTCGAGGGAGCGGGGATGCACGGCACGGGCTATGCAAATATGGCGATCTCGATGTGCGATACGCTGATCGGGATCGGCACCCGGTTCGACGACCGTTTGACCGGCGGCATCCCGACGTTCGCTCCCGACGCGGAGGTCATCCACGTGGACATCGACCCCGCCGAGATTAGCAAGAACATCCACGCGGACTACCCGCTCGTGGGCGACGCAGAAACCGTCGTCTCCCAGCTCGCCGAGGCCGTCGACGAGTCGCCACAGGCGACGAAGTGGCGCGCCCAGTGCCAGCAGTGGAAATCCGAGTACCCGATGACCTACCAGGCACCCGAGGACGAGCCGGTCCAGCCGGAGTTCGTCGTCGAGGCGTTAGACGAAGCGACGAGCGACCGAGCGATCGTCACGACCGGCGTCGGCCAACACCAGATGTGGGCCTGGCAGTACTGGACGTACACCGAGCCCCGGACGTGGGTCTCGAGTCACGGCCTCGGAACGATGGGCTACGGATTGCCCGCGGCAATCGGGGCCCGCCTCGCGGCCGACGACGATCAGGAGGTCGTCTGTATCGACGGCGACGGCTCGTTCCTGATGACACTACAGGGGCTTTCGGTGGCCGTTCGCGAGAACTTAGACATCACCGTCGCCGTACTCAACAACGAGTACATCGGCATGGTCCGACAGTGGCAAGATGCCTTCTTCGAGGGCCGTCACGCCGCCTCGGACTACAACTGGATGCCCGAGTTCGACAAGCTCGCCGAGGCGTTCGGCGCACAGGGCTTCCGAATCGACGAATACGACGAGGTCGCAGACACCATCGAGGCCGCGATTGCGTACGACGGCCCGTCGGTGATCGACGTCCACATCGATCCCGAGGCGAACGTCTACCCGATGGTGCCAAGCGGCGGCGACAACGCACAGTTCGCACTGACGGAGGATCAGCTATGA
- a CDS encoding DUF5779 family protein produces the protein MSDFDLDLRTVEEHIDEELEIEGSIILDVLDGSTPAEEWLEAISKGNVLVLAVDGEVNELAAGFARDVKESGGNLIHFRGFLLVTPPGVDVDTGRL, from the coding sequence ATGAGCGACTTCGACCTCGATCTCCGGACGGTCGAGGAACACATCGACGAGGAACTCGAGATCGAAGGTAGCATCATCCTGGACGTCCTCGACGGGTCGACACCGGCCGAGGAGTGGCTCGAAGCGATCTCGAAGGGGAACGTACTCGTCCTCGCCGTCGACGGCGAGGTCAACGAACTGGCAGCCGGTTTCGCACGCGACGTCAAGGAGTCGGGCGGGAACCTGATCCACTTTCGGGGATTCCTGCTGGTTACGCCGCCTGGTGTCGACGTCGACACCGGCCGATTGTAG
- the dph5 gene encoding diphthine synthase: MLTFIGLGLYDERSITVEGQAALRNADRAYAEFYTSRLIGTTIPDLESYHDVEIEVRDRAGVEQHPEDILEAAEDEDVAFLTAGDTMISTTHVDLRLRAHDRGIETRVVHGVTAQTATSALTGLQNYRFGKATTLPFPYAHGADGLPASVTDTIDANRADGLHTVVYLDIKVGHERTDEDEYMTADVGAELLAEEYPELVGVVVARAGSPDPLVEAGTIIDLADREFGEPLHLLVIPGECHLLEADALVELAGVERDVLDVT, translated from the coding sequence ATGCTCACATTCATCGGCCTCGGGCTCTACGACGAGCGCTCGATCACCGTCGAGGGCCAGGCGGCACTCCGCAACGCCGACCGCGCCTACGCCGAATTCTACACCAGCAGGCTCATCGGCACGACGATACCAGACCTCGAGTCCTACCACGACGTCGAGATCGAGGTTCGCGACCGCGCGGGCGTCGAACAGCATCCCGAAGACATCCTCGAGGCCGCCGAAGACGAGGACGTCGCCTTCCTCACCGCGGGCGATACCATGATCTCGACGACCCACGTCGACCTCCGGCTACGCGCTCACGACCGTGGGATCGAGACTCGCGTTGTCCATGGCGTCACCGCCCAGACGGCCACGAGCGCGCTGACTGGCCTCCAGAACTATCGTTTCGGCAAAGCGACGACGTTGCCGTTCCCGTACGCACACGGGGCCGACGGGCTCCCGGCGAGCGTCACCGACACCATCGACGCCAACCGCGCCGACGGACTCCACACGGTCGTTTACCTCGATATAAAAGTCGGCCACGAGCGCACCGACGAAGACGAGTACATGACCGCCGACGTCGGTGCCGAACTGCTCGCCGAGGAATACCCCGAGCTCGTCGGGGTCGTCGTCGCCCGTGCGGGGAGTCCCGACCCGCTCGTCGAGGCCGGGACGATAATCGACCTCGCCGACCGCGAGTTCGGGGAGCCGCTCCACCTGCTCGTGATCCCCGGCGAGTGTCATCTGCTCGAAGCCGACGCGCTGGTCGAACTGGCGGGCGTCGAGCGGGACGTGCTCGACGTCACCTGA
- a CDS encoding alpha/beta hydrolase gives MSRTDTPNGVDSRTVATDRLETHVLESGAPDAGGTVVFLHGNVSSSRFYDHVLATLPDRYRAIAPDLRGYGDSETKPIDATNGVEEFTGDLRALLATLEVDDPITLVGWSLGGGVAMQYALEHPQSVESLVLVNPVSPYGFGGTNDLEGTPCFDDYAGSGGGTGDDEFVDALADRDRSEGGEASPRKVLRTFYVAPSHGFDEDREESYLTGLLDTTTGDENYPGAAIESENWPGIAPGEMGVNNAISPKYFDVSSITEIDPDQKPRILWLRGDADQIVSNESLFDLGTLGQMGQVPGWPGEDVFPPQPMVDQTRAVLEIYEDRGGTVEEAVFANVGHSPHIEVPGDFRERVEGVLE, from the coding sequence ATGTCTCGAACTGATACGCCGAATGGCGTCGACTCCCGAACCGTCGCGACCGACCGCCTCGAGACGCACGTCCTCGAGTCGGGTGCGCCGGACGCAGGCGGGACCGTCGTCTTTCTCCACGGGAACGTCTCGTCCTCACGGTTTTACGACCATGTTCTGGCCACCCTCCCAGACCGGTACCGGGCGATCGCCCCGGACTTACGCGGATACGGCGACTCGGAGACGAAACCGATCGACGCGACGAACGGGGTCGAAGAGTTTACGGGTGACCTCCGGGCACTGCTCGCGACGCTCGAGGTCGACGATCCGATCACGCTCGTCGGCTGGTCGCTCGGCGGCGGCGTCGCGATGCAGTATGCGCTCGAGCATCCTCAGTCGGTCGAGAGTCTCGTGCTCGTCAACCCCGTCTCGCCGTACGGCTTCGGGGGGACGAACGATCTCGAGGGGACACCCTGTTTCGACGACTACGCTGGTTCAGGCGGTGGCACCGGTGACGACGAGTTCGTCGACGCCCTGGCCGATCGCGACCGGAGCGAGGGAGGGGAGGCCTCTCCCCGAAAGGTTCTGCGGACGTTCTACGTCGCCCCGTCACACGGGTTCGACGAGGACCGAGAGGAGTCGTATCTAACGGGACTGCTCGATACGACGACCGGTGACGAGAACTACCCAGGAGCGGCAATCGAGAGCGAGAACTGGCCGGGTATCGCTCCGGGTGAGATGGGGGTCAACAACGCGATCTCGCCGAAATACTTCGACGTCTCGTCGATCACCGAAATCGATCCCGACCAGAAACCCCGCATTCTGTGGCTCCGTGGCGACGCCGACCAGATCGTCTCGAACGAGTCGTTGTTCGACCTCGGGACGCTCGGCCAGATGGGACAGGTTCCCGGCTGGCCCGGCGAGGACGTCTTCCCCCCACAGCCGATGGTCGATCAGACACGAGCCGTCCTCGAGATCTACGAGGACCGCGGTGGGACGGTCGAGGAGGCCGTCTTCGCTAACGTCGGTCACTCGCCACACATCGAGGTGCCGGGTGACTTCCGCGAGCGGGTCGAAGGCGTCCTCGAGTGA
- the ilvN gene encoding acetolactate synthase small subunit → MKRGLEGPPPEQRQAPVGRRNTQGIRIDPEVEARQDPRRTVISALVEHEPGVLSDVSGLFSRRQFNIESLTVGPTQDDARARITLVVEEPDPGIDQIKKQLRKLVPVVSVHELEPNAMRRELALIKVDAERPDQVAAVADMYGAKTVDSSPETATFEVTGSRQKIDAAIETFGQFGIREISRTGTTALARGTDETTGPSPAEASVTSAEAAKQDSYTQPADDD, encoded by the coding sequence ATGAAGCGCGGACTCGAGGGCCCACCACCGGAACAACGACAGGCTCCCGTGGGTCGACGTAACACCCAGGGGATTCGCATCGACCCCGAAGTCGAGGCGAGACAGGACCCGCGCCGGACCGTCATCTCGGCGCTCGTCGAACACGAACCCGGCGTGCTCTCTGACGTCTCGGGGCTGTTCTCGAGGCGGCAGTTCAACATCGAGAGCCTCACCGTCGGGCCGACCCAGGACGATGCGCGTGCACGAATCACGCTCGTCGTCGAAGAGCCCGACCCGGGAATCGACCAGATCAAAAAACAGCTCCGAAAGTTGGTTCCGGTAGTCTCGGTCCACGAACTCGAGCCGAACGCGATGCGCCGCGAACTGGCGTTGATCAAAGTCGACGCCGAACGACCGGATCAGGTCGCTGCCGTCGCGGACATGTACGGTGCGAAGACCGTCGACTCGAGTCCTGAGACGGCGACGTTCGAGGTTACCGGCTCGCGCCAGAAGATCGATGCGGCGATCGAGACGTTCGGCCAGTTCGGTATCCGCGAGATTTCCCGAACCGGGACGACGGCGCTAGCTCGAGGAACCGACGAGACGACCGGTCCGTCCCCCGCCGAAGCGAGCGTAACGTCCGCCGAAGCGGCGAAACAAGACTCCTATACCCAACCAGCAGACGATGACTGA
- the ilvC gene encoding ketol-acid reductoisomerase has translation MTDEFTTPIYYDDDADVSTLDDDTVAVLGYGSQGHAHALNLHESGVDVVVGLREDSSSRSAAEADGLTVTTPADAVSQASYVSVLVPDTVQADVYENAIEPNLEAGDTLQFAHGLNIHYNQITPPEDVDVTMVAPKSPGHLVRRNYENDEGTPGLMAIYQDVTGDAEERSLAYAKAIGCARAGVIETTFQEEVESDLFGEQAVLCGGVTALVKHGYEALVDAGYSPEIAYFECLNELKLIVDLMYEGGNMEMWNSVSDTAEYGGLTRGERIVDETVRENMDEVLEEVQNGEFAREWILENQAGRPTYSQLRQAEQNHEIEEVGERLRDLFSWADDDAATEDESVQVQADD, from the coding sequence ATGACTGACGAATTCACCACTCCGATCTACTACGACGACGACGCAGACGTATCGACGCTCGACGACGACACGGTAGCCGTGCTCGGCTACGGCAGCCAGGGCCACGCCCACGCGCTCAATCTCCACGAAAGCGGCGTTGACGTGGTCGTCGGCCTGCGCGAGGACTCCTCGTCGCGCTCGGCCGCGGAAGCAGACGGTCTCACGGTCACGACGCCCGCCGACGCCGTCTCGCAGGCGAGTTACGTCTCCGTGCTCGTCCCCGACACCGTCCAGGCGGACGTCTACGAGAACGCGATCGAACCCAACCTCGAGGCCGGCGACACGCTGCAGTTCGCCCACGGACTGAACATCCACTACAACCAGATCACGCCGCCCGAGGACGTCGACGTGACGATGGTCGCACCGAAGAGCCCGGGCCACCTCGTCCGCCGGAACTACGAGAACGACGAAGGGACCCCCGGCCTGATGGCGATCTATCAGGACGTGACCGGCGACGCTGAAGAGCGTTCCCTCGCGTACGCGAAGGCGATCGGCTGTGCCCGCGCGGGCGTCATCGAGACGACGTTCCAGGAGGAAGTCGAGTCCGACCTCTTCGGCGAGCAGGCCGTCCTCTGTGGCGGCGTCACGGCACTCGTCAAACACGGCTACGAGGCGCTAGTCGATGCGGGCTACAGCCCCGAGATCGCCTACTTCGAGTGTCTCAACGAGCTCAAACTCATCGTCGACCTGATGTACGAAGGCGGGAACATGGAGATGTGGAACTCCGTCTCCGATACGGCCGAATACGGCGGCCTCACCCGCGGCGAGCGCATCGTCGACGAGACCGTCCGTGAGAACATGGACGAAGTCCTCGAGGAAGTCCAGAACGGCGAGTTCGCCCGCGAGTGGATCCTCGAGAACCAGGCCGGCCGACCGACCTACAGCCAGCTTCGCCAGGCCGAACAGAACCACGAGATCGAGGAGGTCGGCGAACGACTACGTGACCTGTTCTCGTGGGCCGACGACGACGCGGCAACTGAAGACGAGTCCGTCCAAGTGCAGGCGGACGACTGA
- the leuD gene encoding 3-isopropylmalate dehydratase small subunit: protein MSGDNEVEIPEVDSVSGSGIPIRGNDIDTDQIIPARFMKVVTFDGLGEFAFFDLRFDDDDNQKAHPMNEDRFQDSSVMVVNSNFGCGSSREHAPQALMRWGIDAIIGESFAEIFAGNCLALGIPTVTADSETIEDLQSWVDENPDGELEIDVEAETVTYGDTTIDVTVDDAQRKALVEGVWDTTALMKSNAGEVRKKAEELPYVPASAIPEAE, encoded by the coding sequence ATGAGTGGCGACAACGAGGTTGAGATCCCCGAGGTAGACTCCGTCTCCGGTTCAGGGATCCCAATCCGGGGCAACGACATCGACACCGACCAGATCATCCCCGCCCGGTTCATGAAGGTCGTCACCTTCGACGGGCTCGGTGAGTTCGCGTTCTTCGACCTGCGGTTCGACGACGACGACAACCAGAAAGCCCACCCGATGAACGAGGATCGGTTCCAGGACTCGTCGGTCATGGTCGTCAACAGCAACTTCGGCTGTGGCTCTTCCCGTGAGCACGCCCCGCAGGCACTGATGCGCTGGGGGATCGACGCGATCATCGGCGAGAGCTTCGCCGAGATCTTCGCGGGCAACTGTCTCGCCCTTGGCATCCCGACCGTCACCGCCGACAGCGAGACGATCGAGGACCTCCAGTCGTGGGTCGACGAGAACCCCGACGGCGAACTCGAGATCGACGTCGAAGCCGAGACGGTTACGTACGGCGACACCACGATCGACGTCACCGTCGACGACGCCCAGCGCAAGGCGCTCGTCGAGGGTGTCTGGGACACGACGGCGCTGATGAAGTCCAACGCCGGCGAAGTGCGAAAGAAAGCCGAGGAGCTGCCGTACGTTCCGGCGTCGGCGATTCCGGAAGCCGAGTAG
- a CDS encoding CBS domain-containing protein has product MNPDTRVQVEDVMSSPLETISKDATVQEAAERMCDEEISALVVTTHPPSIITSTDVLAVAAENQTAGDVSVTDVMTESVETVPPDIYVEEVAAMMTTFGIKHLPVTNEDDEYVGMISSTDVTAQLS; this is encoded by the coding sequence ATGAACCCAGATACCAGGGTCCAGGTCGAAGACGTGATGTCGTCGCCGCTCGAGACGATCTCGAAAGACGCAACGGTCCAGGAGGCCGCCGAACGGATGTGTGACGAAGAAATCAGCGCGCTCGTCGTGACGACACACCCACCGTCGATCATCACCAGCACGGACGTCCTCGCGGTCGCCGCCGAGAATCAAACTGCAGGGGACGTGTCGGTGACCGACGTGATGACGGAGTCGGTCGAAACCGTTCCGCCGGACATCTACGTAGAGGAGGTCGCCGCAATGATGACTACGTTCGGGATCAAACACCTGCCGGTGACGAACGAAGACGACGAGTACGTCGGAATGATCTCCTCGACGGACGTGACCGCACAGCTGTCCTGA
- a CDS encoding LeuA family protein, translating to MIQCLHKTTRPLTPVRGVEFFQGTLDSTDEIESARVFDTTLRDGEQSPGTSFSYDDKRQIAAILDDMGTHVIEAGFPVNSDAEFEAVRDIASSTSATTCGLARVVDKDIEAALDSGVEMVHTFVSTSDVQIEDSMHATRDEVVQRAVESVERVKAADVTCMFSPMDATRTDEQFLIDVIEAVTEVGVDWINIPDTCGVATPTRFAAMIEKVCAHTDARIDVHAHDDFGLATANALAGIEAGADQAQVSVNSIGERAGNAAYEEFVMAVESLYQTDTGIDTTRITELSEIVEDKSGMATPGNKPVVGDNAFSHESGIHAAGVIENSDTFEPGVMTPEMVGAERRLILGKHTGTHSVRERLHELGFAPTDEEIRAVTRRVKDYGAEKRRVTVDHLERFAKEAGVERQTEREEVRV from the coding sequence CTGATACAATGTCTTCACAAGACAACCCGTCCTCTGACACCAGTCAGGGGGGTCGAGTTCTTCCAGGGCACGTTAGATTCCACTGACGAAATAGAGTCAGCACGTGTCTTCGATACCACCCTCCGGGATGGTGAACAGTCACCCGGAACTTCGTTCTCGTACGACGATAAGCGCCAGATCGCCGCGATTCTGGACGACATGGGTACCCACGTCATCGAAGCTGGGTTCCCCGTCAACTCCGACGCGGAGTTCGAGGCCGTACGTGATATCGCTTCCTCGACGTCGGCGACTACTTGTGGGTTAGCCCGCGTCGTCGACAAGGACATCGAAGCGGCACTGGATTCCGGTGTCGAGATGGTGCATACGTTCGTGTCCACCAGCGACGTCCAGATCGAGGATTCGATGCACGCCACGCGAGACGAGGTCGTACAGCGCGCAGTCGAGTCGGTCGAACGCGTCAAAGCGGCGGACGTGACCTGCATGTTCTCGCCGATGGACGCGACGCGAACCGACGAGCAGTTCCTGATCGACGTGATCGAAGCGGTCACCGAGGTCGGAGTCGACTGGATCAACATTCCCGATACCTGTGGCGTCGCGACCCCCACTCGGTTTGCGGCGATGATCGAGAAGGTCTGTGCCCACACCGACGCGCGGATCGACGTCCACGCCCACGACGACTTCGGGCTGGCCACCGCCAACGCACTGGCTGGCATCGAAGCGGGTGCAGACCAGGCGCAGGTGTCGGTCAACTCCATCGGCGAGCGTGCAGGGAACGCCGCCTACGAGGAGTTCGTGATGGCCGTCGAGTCGCTCTATCAGACCGACACGGGGATCGACACGACTCGCATCACGGAACTGTCGGAGATCGTCGAGGACAAAAGCGGGATGGCCACGCCGGGTAACAAGCCCGTCGTCGGCGACAACGCGTTCTCACACGAGAGCGGCATCCACGCCGCTGGCGTCATCGAAAACTCCGATACGTTCGAACCCGGCGTGATGACTCCGGAGATGGTCGGTGCCGAACGCCGCCTGATCCTGGGCAAACACACCGGGACCCACTCGGTTCGCGAACGCCTCCACGAGCTGGGCTTTGCGCCCACCGACGAGGAGATCCGTGCGGTCACGCGACGCGTCAAAGACTACGGCGCGGAGAAACGACGCGTCACCGTCGACCACCTAGAGCGGTTCGCGAAAGAGGCTGGCGTCGAACGCCAGACCGAACGAGAGGAGGTGCGCGTCTAA